One window of Mesoplodon densirostris isolate mMesDen1 chromosome 15, mMesDen1 primary haplotype, whole genome shotgun sequence genomic DNA carries:
- the PGAM5 gene encoding serine/threonine-protein phosphatase PGAM5, mitochondrial isoform X2, with protein MAFRQALQLAACGLAGGSAAVFFSAVAVGKPRAGGDAEPRVVEPPAWAGAARPGPGVWDPNWDRREPLSLVNLRKRNLEPGEEEPASRLDHYKAKATRHIFLIRHSQYHVDASLEKDRTLTPLGREQAELTGLRLASLGLKFNKIVHSSMTRAIETTDIISKHLPGVCKVSTDLLREGAPIEPDPPVSHWKPEAVYYEDGARIEAAFRNYIHRADAKQQEDSYEIFICHANVIRYIVCRALQFPPEGWLRLSLNNGSITHLVVRPDGRVALRTLGDTGFMPPDKISRS; from the exons ATGGCGTTCCGGCAGGCTCTGCAGTTGGCGGCCTGCGGCCTGGCCGGGGGCTCGGCCGCGGTGTTCTTCTCGGCGGTGGCAGTGGGGAAGCCCCGCGCGGGCGGGGACGCGGAGCCGCGCGTGGTCGAGCCGCCGGCGTGGGCGGGGGCCGCGCGCCCCGGGCCCGGCGTCTGGGACCCCAACTGGGACAG GAGAGAACCACTGTCCCTGGTCAACCTGCGGAAGAGGAACCTGGAGCCCGGAGAAGAAGAGCCGGCGTCCAGGCTAGACCACTACAAGGCCAAGGCCACGCGGCACATCTTCCTCATCAGGCACTCCCAGTACCACGTGGACGCCTCCCTGGAGAAGGACCGCACGCTGACGCCCCTGG GTCGTGAGCAGGCGGAACTAACCGGTCTCCGACTTGCAAGCTTGGGGTTGAAGTTTAATAAAATCGTCcattcctccatgacccgtgCAATAGAAACCACTGACATCATCAGCAAACACCTGCCAG GCGTCTGCAAGGTCAGTACAGACCTGCTGAGGGAAGGCGCCCCCATCGAGCCTGACCCCCCCGTGTCTCACTGGAAGCCGGAGGCTGTG TATTACGAGGACGGGGCGCGGATCGAGGCCGCCTTCCGGAACTACATCCACCGGGCGGACGCCAAGCAGCAGGAGGACAGCTACGAGATCTTCATCTGCCACGCCAACGTCATCCGCTATATCGTGTGCAG GGCGCTGCAGTTCCCTCCAGAAGGCTGGCTCCGCCTTTCCCTCAACAACGGCAGCATTACCCACCTGGTAGTCCGGCCAGATGGCCGAGTGGCTCTCAGGACCCTCGGGGACACGGGGTTCATGCCTCCTGACAAGATCTCCCGCTCCTGA
- the PGAM5 gene encoding serine/threonine-protein phosphatase PGAM5, mitochondrial isoform X1, producing the protein MAFRQALQLAACGLAGGSAAVFFSAVAVGKPRAGGDAEPRVVEPPAWAGAARPGPGVWDPNWDRREPLSLVNLRKRNLEPGEEEPASRLDHYKAKATRHIFLIRHSQYHVDASLEKDRTLTPLGREQAELTGLRLASLGLKFNKIVHSSMTRAIETTDIISKHLPGVCKVSTDLLREGAPIEPDPPVSHWKPEAVQYYEDGARIEAAFRNYIHRADAKQQEDSYEIFICHANVIRYIVCRALQFPPEGWLRLSLNNGSITHLVVRPDGRVALRTLGDTGFMPPDKISRS; encoded by the exons ATGGCGTTCCGGCAGGCTCTGCAGTTGGCGGCCTGCGGCCTGGCCGGGGGCTCGGCCGCGGTGTTCTTCTCGGCGGTGGCAGTGGGGAAGCCCCGCGCGGGCGGGGACGCGGAGCCGCGCGTGGTCGAGCCGCCGGCGTGGGCGGGGGCCGCGCGCCCCGGGCCCGGCGTCTGGGACCCCAACTGGGACAG GAGAGAACCACTGTCCCTGGTCAACCTGCGGAAGAGGAACCTGGAGCCCGGAGAAGAAGAGCCGGCGTCCAGGCTAGACCACTACAAGGCCAAGGCCACGCGGCACATCTTCCTCATCAGGCACTCCCAGTACCACGTGGACGCCTCCCTGGAGAAGGACCGCACGCTGACGCCCCTGG GTCGTGAGCAGGCGGAACTAACCGGTCTCCGACTTGCAAGCTTGGGGTTGAAGTTTAATAAAATCGTCcattcctccatgacccgtgCAATAGAAACCACTGACATCATCAGCAAACACCTGCCAG GCGTCTGCAAGGTCAGTACAGACCTGCTGAGGGAAGGCGCCCCCATCGAGCCTGACCCCCCCGTGTCTCACTGGAAGCCGGAGGCTGTG cagTATTACGAGGACGGGGCGCGGATCGAGGCCGCCTTCCGGAACTACATCCACCGGGCGGACGCCAAGCAGCAGGAGGACAGCTACGAGATCTTCATCTGCCACGCCAACGTCATCCGCTATATCGTGTGCAG GGCGCTGCAGTTCCCTCCAGAAGGCTGGCTCCGCCTTTCCCTCAACAACGGCAGCATTACCCACCTGGTAGTCCGGCCAGATGGCCGAGTGGCTCTCAGGACCCTCGGGGACACGGGGTTCATGCCTCCTGACAAGATCTCCCGCTCCTGA